The proteins below come from a single Dermacentor albipictus isolate Rhodes 1998 colony chromosome 7, USDA_Dalb.pri_finalv2, whole genome shotgun sequence genomic window:
- the LOC139047493 gene encoding uncharacterized protein, which translates to MEKYPYLADIEWFLEDFNILIKKDGAKSVESGFEKTQCLALRGVLGAKKKDITRVIEAHTSSGSARRRKHIRAVRILQLLSKILNEPKAVDTMFVHMDEDKPCTPCVVYCGNTLEAADELFLFAEKRQLARVIDAQEGTTAMMAAYWAFDFSYAKQAYNISCVLEHLFLNVNVSLPKCVARRFISAHKAEYEK; encoded by the exons TTCCTTGAAGACTTCAACATCCTTATAAAGAAGGATGGCGCAAAAAGTGTTGAAAGCGGCTTCGAGAAGACGCAGTGCCTCGCTTTGAGAGGAGTATTGGGGGCCAAAAAGAAAGACATAACGCGTGTTATTGAGGCCCACACTTCAAGTGGTTCAGCAAGGCGCAGGAAGC atataCGGGCTGTGCGAATCCTGCAGCTCCTATCCAAAATTTTAAACGAGCCCAAGGCAGTCGACACAATGTTTGTGCATATG GATGAAGACAAGCCATGTACACCCTGCGTTGTGTACTGCGGCAATACCCTTGAAGCTGCTGATGAGCTCTTcttgtttgccgagaagaggcaGCTGGCTAGAGTCATCGATGCACAGGAGGGCACCACTGCCATGATGGCTGCCTATTGGGCTTTTGACTTCAGTTACGCCAAGCAAGCATATAATATATCCTGTGTGTTAGAGCACCTCTTTCTAAATGTGAATGTATCACTCCCAAAATGTGTTGCAAGAAGGTTTATTTCAGCTCATAAAGCGGAATACGAGAAGTAA